The DNA window atttgGGATTGAAAAACTCACCCCCAGCAACTTAAGTATACACGCATCTCAATCTTCATCGTCACTATTAACATGAACCTTCACTTCAACCTCACCTCCCTCAAGAACAGGATGTGTTGGAGCACTTGCTGCAATCAGCCAACCAAACACATCAGCCATTTATGAAAAAGAACAAGAATTTTCAAAAACCCAATTGCAGAAACATTAATAAAGGATCTGCCATTTAGATTAACCAAAACATCAAACCATAtatgagaaaaagaagaagaattttCAAAAACCCAATAAAGGATCTGCCATTTAGATGATCCAATCAATACCTTCAATGAAGAAAGCGGATGAGGGCCAACCTCGTGAGGAACTAAGGGACATGGCCTCATCTTCTGATAGAGGGGAAGCCAATTTCCTTATAATATCGACAACCCCAGAAGGGCGATTACGGGGAGGAACCCAATAGGAGGAACCGGGTCGGAAAGGGAGCCAATCGGGTGCAGCACGTTTGACGATGATGCCATGGATAACATCTTCAAGCCTGCGCATATCCATAACCTCAAAATCTCCGTCAGATTCTAGGTCTATGTCAATCAATTGGCCTTTTCCAGATAGATTCGATCTGGTTCTGTTGGTTATGAGAAAAGGACGGATGGATGCGCAAGGACATGAAGAAATGGATAACCCTATTCGGAGGAGACGCGCCATGAATGAATTGAAATATCAAACGGAGAAGAAACGATTGCAGAGAGAAGCCGAGGACAGGAACTAGATCGAGGCCCACGATTTGCCTTTTACAAGCGACCAGCGACTTAGATTAAGCTAGGCcttgtttgtttatgtttttaccttctttttgttttcattttttattttttacttgttttttatGGGTAAGTAAAGtaactatttattataattttggcaccatcaaaatcattattagagtgaaaatgaaatttatttttatttggtttaaaatttGACAATTACATTAATAAGTTGTTACATTTAACTCTTACAATAACAAGAATACACTGCCTTGTTTAATTTGAACACCACATTTCTATCAAATTTCCTTGTCTAATGACCATTTCATTTCAGaacaaaagtgttttcaaataaggtAAATTGTTCCTTATCTACAATTGATTGATGATTTTCGAGAAGGCCGGTTAGCTAATACGTCGAGGATAGCCTTCGCCGAAGACTTATTCTACTACTACCACCGTTATAAGAAGGTCGTTCGCCACCTTCTCGTCGATGTTCATTGTGGTGGTCGACATCTTTTCTATTGAAAATGCCCgatttcttgattttcttcCAACCATTAGCCCAACCCGATACAGATTTATGTCTATAATTTAGCTTATGATCACATTCCTTTTGTAACTCCATATAATCCTTTTGAAGCTCTTGCATATCAATCTTCACTTTCTCGAGTTCAATTTTAAGTATCTTAATCTCCTTAGTATTCGACCATGAACTACCCTCCTCCTGGTCCGACGCCTCCTCCTTCCTTTTTGTCCTCGACGCTTCCCTCAATTTTACTTGCTCCGAGAACAACAcctgtttatttgaaaaaataaattgatttcaaataaatttgttaacgTTTTCTCGTATACCCAATTCAGGTAACTACCTGGATGATCGTTCGAAGGGGTAATCGATCGTTTTGTGCAGCGTGGGAACATGCATCTGGCGACAGCTTATCGCAATCCATTATTTTCGATACCCGTCTTCTATCGTGTTCAGACAACAAAGGATGTGTCTGCAATTTGAAATTCAATTCAGAAATCAATTTGGAATGtgatcaaataattcaatatattaccTTGAGGTAGGTATCAATTGCTCTATAGAGACCATCATGGCATGTTCTTGCGTTTGCAGGCAATCCTTCAGCCAACGCCTGAAACTTTGCGACCGAGAGATTCGGTTCTCTCGCGATTTCAGCTAAGTAACTGTCTAGTAATTTTCCAATGCTTAATCTTCCAGGTTTTGGTGGTGGTTGTTGTTGCTGTTGATCATGATCATCTTCATCGTTCATCAAGAAATAATACTCTATGATTCTCTGTACTGCGCTTATATTGTGcattgtgaagcaatcttctGGCGATCTGTAGTATGAATGATTTAGTAAACACAAATTCAAACAGAGGTATGAACAGCGGCGGTGAGTGTACTCACttattagggttagggttagggttagggttagcaTTTGCGTGATTAGGAACCAGAAGGTCGTTTACGTCGGCGTCTTCTAAAACCATTCCAATTCGTTTCTCGAGCTCTGAAATTAGGGCTGGCGATGCGGCGTAAACATGAGCAATCTTTAACATCCATAGTAGGAATTTACATGGAACTGCTTCCTTTTGAGAAGGAAGTATGCTCACTAGGTTTTCCACAAGCAGTTTTTGTTCTTTACAATGACGAACAGAATCGCCATCTTCTTGCGTTGTTGATCTTCCACTCGAAACGCTCCACTGTACTCTATGTAATAATCCTCCTTTAAACTGATCCATTTCCATTCTCGGTAACCACTTCCTCGCGCAGTGCATTATACACGATCCGATCAATTCAGGTTTTACACCTTTCGCTTGTACGGTCGCGACGATCCTTGTGAAATGATCCACCCGGAGTGACGCCATATCGTCAAACCACCAGTCCTGTCCATTGATCTCGTCTCCTGCGGAGGCGGAAGCGGTTTCTCTGGAGACTTTACAGGAAATGGAATCACAACAACGTCGGACAATCTGGAGACTGTCTGCCCATGGGGATAAAGTTTCGCATGATTTGAGAACTGTAATTGTGTCTGTCCAGGAAGAAAGGACTACAAAGGTGAAGAATGCTTCTGTTTTGGCAATGAGATTACCGTCTTCATACGCCTCTGTCATTTCCAGAAACTCCGACGCGCATCTCAGTGCTGCGACGTTGGTAGGGTTTAGAGTTATGGGGAGGCCATAGCAGAATTTGAGTGTCATTTCAAATGTTTCTGATCCTCCGGGGAAATCTTCGAGACTGATAAGGTCTGTTTCTGATTGAGCTATTAAGCCACATTTTGAAATCAATGGATACTGTTGATCATAACAGAGAATGAGAAATGAAAACTTTGAATATGTGTATGGGATAGTTCATATATATACTTGCCTTATGAACAGAAATGGTGATACCATTGATTTGAATTGATAGATCAGTTGGAATCTGGTAACTCGCCAACCTGCAAGATGATTATAATTAGATAATGAATCTTTTGAAACGTTACATGTTCATAATCTGATACAATTATTACCATGAATGGTCTGGATTGTGTATAGGAGGAGGAGAGTTTTCAAGTTGGAGCTGAGCCATGGCGATGGAGAAGAATGGCTGTAATGTTCTTCAGCTTTAATGGAGATTGGAGAAGAAAGAACATTAATTGATGAAAGAACATTATGTGGTAGGAAGGAAAGACAGTGGTATGTCATTTAAGAACAAAGAGGGAATGTTTATCAGACATATCTAAATCAGAACACGTAAATACTTTTGTAGCCATGAGACTAGTCTTCAGATTTTTACTGTAATTAATTTGTAGTATAAAAGTTATTACTCTATCTTTCATTGGGGCCAAGGTGTTTGTTTTGGCCACCACCAGTTGTTTTtgaggggaaatttgacgaaataaccttaaaaattgggttatttgagttggtggtaaattataaatttaattgcattcgtggtctttttatttttttttgacgaaattgaccttgtagcgaaacgctaagggacttagcgtttcgctaagtggattaggtttagtataaatactctaatttttccatttccttcattttctttctctctcttccctctcttctcttgttctttctttGACGGCGGCGACGGAGGCGGCGGGGCTTACATGATCTTGATTTCAAActctaacctaaatcgatttatgtttttatttagatgatcttcatttcaaactctaaccctaaactTATTTTGCATGTAGGTGAATgattctaaggatttgaaggtcgaagaaaaaaggagaagaagatcTTTATTTCAAACCTTAACctaatttgatttatgttaatgTTTCCATTatcttatcttcatttcaaacccttcgATTTAACttgttcttatttggttcatattggttccgtttcagggacgtttcgctaagtgcttatcgtttcgctaagtgcttatcgtttcgctaagtgtttatcgtttcgctaagtgcttatcgtttcgctaagtgtttatcgtttcgctaagtgtttatcgtttcgctaagtgcttatcatttcgctaagtgcttatcgtttcgctaagtgcttatcgtttcgctaagtgcttaccgtttcgctaagtgtttacctttttgtttctttagttgtaaagaattgtttttgttattatatgttATCCCCGCAACGACGTTTCTTTTTTAGACCTTGTTCGGATAAGGgtatgaaaaaaatgttttatgcaACTAATTGAAAATTTCACTGAAATCTCTTGCATATGATGCAGACTGATAAGGAGTCAAAGATGATGAGCGATAATTATAATCCATTTTTTTGAAGATCATCACTTATTGTTGCCTTTATGATGAAGACTCTTTGTTTAGATCGGGATCGATGAaatgatgtattattattagttatgtgTGTGTGAATTCTACTTAAGATTAAGATGATGACGATGTTTTGCTGTTTGTTGCAGCAAATACAGTTcatgttctttctttttataaGGTTGCTAGAGACAACTAAACTAAACTTGACTATGtagatataattgttttaacttgTGTGCTTCTTGTggcattaatatataatgttccTTTTTTCAGTACTTTTGACATTCAtcatctttttattttgattgtttttatatatgattaaaaacaaattatagagTTTACTCTTAAAAAGTATATTAGTTATTGTAAGACATGAGAAAATAGACTATAAATATCCAAAACAAACCACAAATATATCACTATATTAACTGTGATTTTATGATGGGGATTTAGTCGTCGCGATCTCTTTAAGATTCAAGAGGTACTCTTCGTGACACCTTATTCCTACTATCGGGTCAGTTTTGATACAAGTATCATTACCCGTGAAGAAATATATACTAAAAGTACCTCGAGACTAGTATAATCAAGCTCAAGAGACTAGTATATTCAGTTTTGACAAATATACTAAATACCCTATAAAggtatttatagtttattagtgAAGTACTTATTTACAGTAattgatacaaataaacaaataatctttGCTCTTGCTAACACTACAAAAAGTTTCGGGGCTCCTGCTAGCACTACAAAAAGCTCTGGTCCTTTCCTCGGGTTCATAGAGTCGTGTTTCGTTTACCAACAACGGAGGACCCCACAATGCAGGTAGCAACAACAGTTAGGAACAAGATGTCGTCAGCCTCAATGAAACTCCAAAAAACATTTATTGGAAagtttattgtgttttttttcgcTTCTATTTCTGTTTCCTCTTAGAGGAgatcaacattttttaattccATCATATTCTTTGAAAGCATTTATGTTTTGTTCTAATTTAATAACATCATATTCAAAAAAATGTTATCTAATAAGTGTAAGATAATGATAGCctgaaaaaaattgatcaataatacaaaatttggtGGCAAAAACATATACAAATGCTAGACAAACCAAATATAGCGAATGATGAGACTGCTGATTGATGAAATAGCTAGACAACTCGATATAGCAAACATATTAggaaatgtgttttaaaatcaAAGTTTCATCGAAATGGATGTAAAGAAGAAACTCGTCATTATCTGTAATGACAATATTATCTGATTTATTTGCAGAGAACATCATCTATTATTGCAGCCAAACTTGAACatatacaaacaaacaaaagaagtaAGAAAAGAGAATTGTGATCAAATTCATTAGTAACCAATGGCAATTATAACAATGACAGAATtacaacaacaataaccaaaatTACAAAGCCAAAAAACACCAACTTCATCAACATCCcacctctctttctttctttctctctagctatatttaaaaattacaacaaaTTATCTTCCTTCAATCTCCCCTGTCTGGATGATGTATATGTTTCTTCTCCATGTCTTGACGGGGATTGGGGAAGAAGTGGAAGAAGATTACCTCAAATCCAGCGCTTGCGTCCTCCTCGTGAGTTATGAGCTCCTTGAAACCACCTATCCCATCCTACCACTGCTGGACCTTTAGTGCTGCATGCAGTTCAGTTTAGTTCATTCTCAACAATGTTAATCATCTATCATCTATCTATCTACTACTGCTCTTAACTCTTTCTATAAATCAAACAGTtaacaacaaataaaatgtaaagGGATTGATGAAATTGTATATACATAGGGAGCAAAAGATTAGACAGACTTTGTCCAAGATTATCTATCATCTATCTATCTACTACTGCTATTATTTCCGTTTATTGATTATCTAAATACATAATGATCTCCAATATACACCATAAGAAAATATATCTATGTATTTTAAACAGGCAAATTTTGTCCAAAATTATCTAAATGGTTGAAAATGCTTAACATATCCTTTGTATTATGTATAATCTTCAAAAGAGATGGGAAAATCTCTAGATAGCTTAACaatgcataataataataataaaaaaaaatagggttCAATATATCCATTTCGAaatgctaagcacttagcgaaacgctaagcacttagcgaaacgctaagcacttagcgaaacgctaagcacttagcgaaacgctaagcacttagcgaaacggaaagtaaaccctaaacaacagattcgaagatgcataaaccaaacatcaataataaacTTGAAGTATCATAGGATAAACGTACCAAGTGGAACCATGTTTGTGCTCGTCGTGGATTTTGCCGTCGCCGCCGATCGCCGCCGATTGCCGCCGCCCAgcttagagagaaggaggagaagagcgggaagagagagaaggagaaaaaaagaaatgaaaaaaaataggctgtgatatattaaatagtaagggtaatctggacatttcacaccttaccacttagcgaaacgctaagtcccttagcgtttcgctacaagggcaatttcgtcaaaaaaaataaaaagaccacgagcgcaatttaattagtaatttaCCACCAgctcaaataacctcatctttgaggttatttagtcaaatttcccGTTTTTGAGACCATAAACTTAATAGTAgtacaaaaattacaaaataattttagataataCTAATACTCCCAGATGTTAAATAGTAGTTGTTTGGCATGatacaaatagaattataaTAAACAGTGTCTTCCAGACATCCTGGATTTATTCACTAAACTTTTGGTCCCCTTGCTGTTTTTTTGctcaattttatttgttttgatttacttgtttattcatgttttttttttctttcatcaggggatgtactttttttttttgtaacaatTGATGTACTATATTGATAATGGGCTGGATTAGGCATGTTCAATTACCAccatttatattaataattggtTTACCGATCGATATTTGTATCGGTTTCGGTCGATTAATCGTGTCTAACTGATAATTCGGTCGGTTTAAaagtttttaagttaattaattgatttgtacttaaaaacattttttctatCGTCCCTCCCATCACCAAGATATCACAATTCTATTGTCTCTTCCAACCTTCCCCCAACAAAGATCTGGAAAGAAGGTCCAGAGATCCAGTCTGTTGACTTCACAGAAAAAGGAGAGCGGATGGTTCGACATTCTTCTTAAGAACcgaacacaaaataaaatcgaGTAAGAcaatacattataataaaataatgattacaTTTATGCACTTACAAGTAGGTTCATTATAAGGATACAAAATGTTTGTCTGAATTTTTTAAGAGGTAAAAACAAACGAAAAAGAGATGTTGAAAAAATAGCTTAACcaatataaaaatagttttgtaAACCTAGAAAACTTTTAGTTCCGTAATAAGCACAAGATTCGAAAATTTTAACATTGACTTGTGTgtcaaaaatcttaaataattcctaacagttttttaaattaattacactaatttaaataatctggaGATTTAAAGTAATCAATTACAATTTGAGTTTTAGAAATtcgttatttaaattaatttaaaataattaatttaaaagatttttttatttgaaacaaatcgacaattaatttttgaaaatcaataaaaaaaaatgtatgcgtgtacaaacgtatttttaactAGAGTTTCTTCAAGTtcatagtttggtgatactcgggaaagagctttcgcgcttcatcctccgtacctgttttaaaaacggtctctacttataaatttggttttgaaaaTTGATTGTATAACGTgttattttaaccgattattttgTTGGTCCTAAACATTCATATATTTGTGCgtatttaaagaattttaacaacaaataattaaatgcTGGTAACTATTGCGGATGACGTTTGACTAGTGAGAAAAATATCTGAAGAGCATTAGTTTTTAAAtgtattagggtttaaaaataaatcttaaacagacctttatcaaaatattttgtgtgaaaatatcccaaaaatattttaaaatcattttctaattttccgggatttttagaaaatggtttagggttccaaaattagaaaaatatttttgaaattttaaaagagGAACCAAACAAGCAttaggaccggtgtcctagGTCATGGGTTCGTTTAATTAGTCGGGGTTAAAAAGCCCTCAATCTTGGTCGGAGACCCTCGGTTTGGGTTTAGGATCCTCGGTCAGGGTGCGGAAGTCCCTCAGTCGTAGTGTTAGGGCCTCTCAGTCCCTAGCTAGAATTCTTGGTCGGATTTCAGAATTCTCTGTCCTTGATGAAGACAtcagtcggacctctcggtcctggatAAAAagcctcggtcggacctctcggtcctgactcAAATTTATCGTTCGGACCTCTCGATCTTGACCGAGGAACCTCGGTCCTCAAGACCATCAAAATTACAggttttggaattttgatgGAGGTTTGGATCATTTGATCCAaaagcttgggtagcttcacaaagctcctagaaACATTAAAATCACCATCCCAAGGTGTCATTTGActtgggtgatgatcaattcattcaaaacattttatggaaaaaaatcgggtttttattttattttaaagttgttgtgAAGTATATAAGGAGTTTaccaataacttccttatacttcatatatttgattgataccaccaaaatatgaacacttactgtttatttggaccaattcaaaactcaaaatttataattattttgaaaattttaatttagataaaacatgatcaggatggatcaaacatgatccaaatagttgtccaacatcattagaaacatgttgggaagttTTTTAAGTTGTTCTTGAGAATTAGCCCAAGAATAAAAAActcaatattttgattttccaaattcaaatttgggtttttctttttaagaacGATTGATCGGTTCTGGCTTTCACGGAAAGCTTATAAATGATCACAGGATCGATTTCCAATCATCAAATTCAAAGACTAGAcatcatacaagcttatgaaaattgaaatataaaaattttaatttcaaactggaagtatgaattaaatgatgattGAAAGCTTACCACCAAGTGTTGGAGAACATTCCTTAGAGTTTAAGGAAGCTTTTTGGATGCTCAGATCTAAGCTTTAAAGTCTTACACGaagatttcaaaaatccagCAATCTAAGCTTTAAAGCCTTATTCGGGTTGAGTCGTAGTTGATATTTCCTGATCCATTGCAGGTTTTTTTGAGGTTTTAGACATGTCCTTCTCAATCATTCGATTTGACGATCATGTCATCGACATATACCTCCACttctttgtggatcatgtcatgaaGGATCATAGTGGTTTCCCTTTGATAGGTGGCTCCCGCGTTCTTAAGACCAAAAGGCATGACATGATAACATAAGATTCCTACTTCTGTTATGAATGTGGTATTTTCCTTGTCTTGCGGGGCAATTAAGATTTGGTTGTATCATGAAAATACATCTATTAATGATAACAATTCATGACCGTCAGCGTGGTCGACCAATATGTCGATGTGTGGTAGCGGGAAGTGATCTTTAGGACTGACCTTATTTAGATCCTGATAATCTACACACACGTATTTTCtcgtatttatttataatgggGACTGTGTTATCTATCCAGGTAAGATATTCCACTACTTTGAAGAATCAAGCTTCGAGTTGCTTTGGGACTTCTTCTTTGATCTTAATCATGACTTCCTCTTTCATCCGTCTGAGCTTTTCCTTTATTGGCTTAGCGTTAGATATGGAGGAATGTGATGTCGCGTGATCTTTGGATCAATGACTGTCATATCCTTGTATGACTAGGTGAAGACATCTTTGTTGACTTTCAATAGCTCAACTAACTCTAGACATTCTTGCGGGTTTAAACTTTTGGTCGATCAATGCGATCTAAGGATCGTCGACcgtgtttaaattgattttgattgtCTTTTTAGCTGAAAATACAATCTCGTCCTCAATTTCTAAGAAGTGTTTGGTTTTGAGGTTTAAATTAGAGTAAAAGGAAAGATCATCCGTACTCATACATTCGAAGTCAACTTTTGATGATATATCGAGGGGTTTATTACATGTAAGAAAAGATGATCTAACAAGATCATTGTTCTTAGATTTCTTACAATGTACAGTATTTGACATCTCTCTACACATGAGAggagaaaaaattatatttttgtcgAATAGAGTATAAACGGATGAAAGGGAATTGGTTTCTTGGAGATCAGAAGAGCTAACTTCCTAGGCTGGATCAACTGTCTTGGGAATCCGAGCCAAGTTTTCTAGGGCGTCGCATCAATAGTCCATTCTTTTCCTAATCACGCAAACAAAAAGATTAGGAATATGAGAATAATTTGAAAAGATTTCAAGATCTAGAAAATGTCTATGTAAATCTAGATTGTTAAAGGGTTCGGGGAAGTCAAAGCATATGGCACTTTATCCCTCACAGATGAACTGTTCATTCAAGGTTGGCGGAACAATTATGCAtcattttaatatcatttcctTTCATATCTCTTCGAATCTTATAGGGACATATCCTAAACTGTGGCGATCTATATTACAATATGGTTGCGGGAATGATGGCATGCCATTGACGTTCGGGTATAAGCCCATGTCAGTGAAATATCTCATTATGCACATCATTCTAATAGAGGGGAGACTAAACGTACTAAAGTTAGGGTGTTTGGATGATTCCTTATCTTCTTAGAAGATTGGACATATCTCGAACCCGCTTAGTTCAACCACAAGAGAGTTAATATGGGTAAATCCAATTATTGTTGCGGTGTCAGTTTTTCCATTGACCGTAATAACTTGATCGTTGGCTATGGATCTGAGCTTTTGATGCAACGTAGAGGTTATAAAGCTTTGGCTTGGTGTAGTCATGGTCTCCCTAAGATCAAGTTATAGGAATGTTGCATGTTGATGACGCAAAAGTCAACTTGAAAGGGTATGTCGGCCACTCGAACGGTGCACTTGAGGCAACCCATTATCTCACGGCGGGAGTTATCGAAGCCTCTAACACACATGTTAGATGGTATGATCTTGTCTCGGGATACACATATCTTTTCAAGAGTCTTCTAAGGACATATGTTGAGAACGGATCCGTTGTCTATCAAGACCATTATAACGGTCTTTCTCTCCATTTGCACAGAAATTTAGAGGGCTTGATTGTGGTCTGATTCGGCTGATGGAAG is part of the Impatiens glandulifera chromosome 1, dImpGla2.1, whole genome shotgun sequence genome and encodes:
- the LOC124921202 gene encoding uncharacterized protein LOC124921202; translated protein: MARLLRIGLSISSCPCASIRPFLITNRTRSNLSGKGQLIDIDLESDGDFEVMDMRRLEDVIHGIIVKRAAPDWLPFRPGSSYWVPPRNRPSGVVDIIRKLASPLSEDEAMSLSSSRGWPSSAFFIEASAPTHPVLEGGEVEVKVHVNSDDED
- the LOC124920211 gene encoding BTB/POZ domain-containing protein DOT3, yielding MTLKFCYGLPITLNPTNVAALRCASEFLEMTEAYEDGNLIAKTEAFFTFVVLSSWTDTITVLKSCETLSPWADSLQIVRRCCDSISCKVSRETASASAGDEINGQDWWFDDMASLRVDHFTRIVATVQAKGVKPELIGSCIMHCARKWLPRMEMDQFKGGLLHRVQWSVSSGRSTTQEDGDSVRHCKEQKLLVENLVSILPSQKEAVPCKFLLWMLKIAHVYAASPALISELEKRIGMVLEDADVNDLLVPNHANANPNPNPNPNKSPEDCFTMHNISAVQRIIEYYFLMNDEDDHDQQQQQPPPKPGRLSIGKLLDSYLAEIAREPNLSVAKFQALAEGLPANARTCHDGLYRAIDTYLKTHPLLSEHDRRRVSKIMDCDKLSPDACSHAAQNDRLPLRTIIQVLFSEQVKLREASRTKRKEEASDQEEGSSWSNTKEIKILKIELEKVKIDMQELQKDYMELQKECDHKLNYRHKSVSGWANGWKKIKKSGIFNRKDVDHHNEHRREGGERPSYNGGSSRISLRRRLSSTY